A stretch of Metabacillus sp. FJAT-52054 DNA encodes these proteins:
- a CDS encoding GntR family transcriptional regulator, protein MSIKSDNRHLYLQVIDRIKEDIKKGAYKEKEKLPSEFDLAKNLGVSRATLREALRILEEENVIIRRHGVGTFVNTVPLFSSGIEQLNSVTAMIMQGGKAPGTIFLSSSIVGPTEEDAQRFGITEEEEIFQIERVRTANGEPVVYCLDKIPGKLLPKDLTHDSESLFELLEKKTDSIIGHAITAIEPIGYHDKISPLLNCDPETALLLLKQMHYDLQDRPILYSLNYFRADMFSFHVVRKRN, encoded by the coding sequence ATGAGCATTAAATCAGACAATCGGCATCTGTACTTGCAGGTGATAGATCGAATAAAAGAAGATATAAAAAAAGGTGCTTATAAAGAAAAGGAAAAACTTCCTTCAGAATTTGACCTGGCCAAGAATTTGGGTGTAAGCAGAGCAACGCTTAGAGAAGCACTTAGGATACTGGAAGAAGAAAATGTGATCATAAGACGCCATGGTGTCGGGACATTTGTCAATACAGTCCCGCTGTTCAGTTCAGGAATTGAGCAGCTTAACAGTGTAACAGCTATGATCATGCAAGGGGGAAAAGCTCCAGGAACCATCTTTTTATCCTCTTCTATCGTGGGACCGACTGAAGAAGATGCACAGCGCTTCGGAATTACGGAAGAAGAAGAAATTTTCCAGATTGAGAGGGTACGGACTGCGAACGGAGAACCGGTCGTCTACTGTCTGGACAAAATTCCCGGGAAACTTCTCCCGAAAGATTTGACCCATGACAGTGAATCCTTGTTTGAGCTTCTTGAGAAAAAGACAGACAGCATTATTGGCCATGCGATTACAGCCATTGAGCCTATTGGCTACCACGATAAGATTTCACCGCTTTTAAACTGCGATCCGGAAACTGCACTGCTGCTCCTTAAACAGATGCATTATGACCTGCAGGATCGTCCAATTCTATACTCGTTAAACTATTTTAGAGCCGATATGTTTTCCTTCCACGTTGTCAGAAAAAGAAACTAG